In one window of Cellulophaga sp. HaHa_2_95 DNA:
- the ggt gene encoding gamma-glutamyltransferase, producing the protein MKKFFLPILVLFLFIQCKNQPARPTGLVVEKAMVVSAREEASKVGADIMANGGNAFDAMVGTQLALAVAYPRAGNIGGGGFMVYREVDGTIGSLDFREKAPKSAHRDMYLDSLGSVIINMSTLGATSVGVPGSVAGILEVHKKFGKLPLAAIFEPVITMAENGVIVTAKQADMLAQYREVFMEVNGDSTKFGAVYKEGDIITYPKLAATLRTIVEKGKDGFYKGEIAQKLANFIQKNGGFVTEEDLASYDVVWRKPIAFNYKGLKIISMSPPSSGGVTMNQIFDMIAPYDIATFGHNSEKTIQVFTEASRRAYADRNYYLGDPDFVDIPLDVLLKDSYLEDRMSDFSFDKATKSSDVAHGKVEIVESMETTHYSIVDEAGNAVSVTTTLNGNFGSKLYCDELGFFLNNEMDDFSSKAGVPNMFGLIGAEANNIQPEKRMLSSMTPTIVEKEGKLWMVVGTPGGSTIITAVAQTILNAYEFDMSMQNAVDAPRFHHQWLPDIVTFEPEGFSTELKTSLKTKGYFINEERTPIIGKVDAIRVLADGSLEGGADKRGDDTAVGF; encoded by the coding sequence ATGAAGAAATTTTTTCTCCCTATTTTAGTCTTGTTTCTTTTTATACAATGTAAAAATCAGCCAGCAAGACCCACCGGACTTGTGGTAGAAAAAGCAATGGTAGTTTCTGCGCGTGAAGAGGCCTCTAAAGTTGGTGCTGATATTATGGCAAATGGCGGTAATGCTTTTGATGCGATGGTAGGTACACAATTGGCACTAGCGGTAGCATACCCTCGTGCAGGGAATATCGGTGGAGGTGGTTTTATGGTCTACAGAGAAGTAGACGGTACCATTGGGAGTTTAGATTTTAGAGAAAAAGCGCCAAAATCTGCCCATAGAGATATGTATTTAGATTCCTTAGGGAGTGTTATTATTAACATGAGTACGCTAGGTGCAACTTCTGTAGGGGTTCCTGGATCTGTAGCGGGAATTTTAGAAGTACATAAAAAATTTGGCAAGCTTCCATTAGCGGCTATTTTTGAACCTGTAATTACTATGGCGGAAAATGGCGTTATAGTTACAGCTAAGCAAGCTGATATGTTGGCGCAATATCGTGAAGTATTTATGGAAGTGAATGGCGATAGTACAAAATTTGGAGCTGTTTATAAGGAAGGTGATATTATTACGTACCCTAAACTAGCCGCTACCTTACGTACAATTGTTGAAAAAGGGAAAGACGGATTTTATAAAGGAGAAATAGCACAAAAACTGGCTAATTTTATTCAAAAAAACGGAGGCTTCGTCACTGAAGAAGATTTGGCAAGTTATGATGTAGTTTGGCGTAAGCCCATAGCATTCAACTATAAAGGATTAAAAATTATATCTATGAGTCCACCTAGCAGTGGCGGTGTTACCATGAATCAAATTTTTGATATGATAGCGCCTTATGATATCGCAACATTCGGACATAATTCTGAAAAAACTATTCAAGTATTCACTGAAGCTTCTCGGCGAGCTTATGCAGATAGAAATTATTATTTAGGAGATCCTGATTTTGTAGACATTCCGCTAGATGTATTATTAAAGGATAGTTATCTAGAAGATCGTATGTCTGATTTTTCTTTTGATAAAGCGACCAAATCATCTGATGTTGCTCATGGAAAAGTGGAGATAGTGGAAAGTATGGAGACCACCCACTACTCTATTGTAGATGAAGCAGGGAATGCTGTTTCCGTAACAACTACGTTAAATGGTAATTTTGGATCTAAATTATATTGTGATGAATTGGGTTTCTTTTTAAACAATGAAATGGATGATTTTAGTTCCAAGGCAGGAGTTCCTAATATGTTTGGTCTTATTGGTGCAGAAGCAAACAATATTCAGCCTGAAAAACGAATGCTAAGCAGTATGACGCCAACAATTGTAGAAAAAGAAGGTAAACTTTGGATGGTGGTAGGTACTCCTGGAGGTTCTACTATTATAACTGCCGTAGCACAAACCATATTGAATGCCTACGAATTTGATATGAGCATGCAAAATGCTGTAGATGCGCCAAGATTTCATCATCAATGGTTGCCAGATATCGTAACTTTTGAACCGGAAGGATTTTCGACAGAATTAAAAACATCACTAAAAACAAAAGGCTATTTTATTAATGAAGAACGCACACCAATTATAGGTAAAGTAGATGCTATTAGAGTACTTGCGGATGGTAGCCTAGAAGGTGGAGCGGATAAAAGAGGTGATGATACCGCTGTAGGATTTTAG
- a CDS encoding pyrimidine/purine nucleoside phosphorylase: protein MFKTNTYFEEKVVSIAFKNSEGRATVGVMAPGAYTFGTTTVEYMTVISGSMEVKLKNATVWSTYTPYQTFKVDANSSFDVKVTEDTSYKCVYE, encoded by the coding sequence ATGTTTAAGACAAATACATATTTCGAAGAAAAGGTTGTTTCCATTGCTTTTAAAAATTCAGAAGGCAGAGCTACAGTTGGAGTAATGGCTCCTGGAGCTTATACGTTCGGAACGACAACAGTAGAATATATGACGGTAATTTCGGGCAGTATGGAAGTAAAATTAAAAAACGCAACAGTTTGGAGCACCTATACTCCTTACCAAACGTTTAAAGTGGATGCCAATAGTTCTTTTGATGTGAAAGTGACAGAAGATACTTCGTATAAGTGTGTTTATGAATAG